In Blattabacterium cuenoti, the following proteins share a genomic window:
- the gyrA gene encoding DNA gyrase subunit A, translating to MNESEGEKLISINIEDEMKSSYIDYSMSVIVSRALPDVRDGLKPVHRRVLYGMYQLGILSNSSYKKSARIVGEVLGKYHPHGDVSVYETMVRLTQKWTLRYPLIDGQGNFGSLDADPPAAMRYTEVKMKKISEEMLLDIKKETVDMQLNFDDSLEEPTVLPTRIPNLLINGSSGIAVGMATNIPPHNLKETINAICAYIENNDISIEQIMKYIKAPDFPTGGIIYGYDGVKNAFFTGKGRIILRAKVHFEEIHGRQCIIVDEIPYQVNKAEMIARTVELMKEGRMEGIYQIRDESDRNGLRIVYILKQNTNSNILLNKLFQLTSLQTYFNINNIALVNGKPVQLNIKSLIQHFVDHRHNVIIRRTKYELNKCKNRVHILLGFLKILDDLDIMIQLIQNSKNHYDACDRLIQKFKISKNQSQSILEMKLQSLTSLEINKLKKEYNELIKKIEFFKNVLEKHSTRTKIIQEELLNIKKKYQDTRRTQIDYSGDKVNIEDLIENKQVVLTISHAGYIKRTSLSEYKRQGRGGVGNRGATARESDFFKHLLVATNHQYLLFFTEKGKCFWLRVYEIPEGSKISKGRAIQNIIHLQQDDKVNAYILTEDLTNKKYVKDYYVMMITQKGIIKKTSLENYSRPRKDGINAIVIRKGDSLLEAILTKGDSHVFIAVKSGRIIRFSENQVRSTGRNSSGVIGINTNNQDLVIGMICVDVEGKEKGHLLVVSEKGFGKRSHIKDYRITNRSGKGIKTINITQKTGRLISIKYVTDQDDLMIIKKSGIIIRIPVSDIRVMGRTTQGVRLINLKENDSIADVAKVYKPIMGFH from the coding sequence ATGAATGAAAGTGAAGGAGAGAAATTGATTTCTATTAATATTGAAGATGAAATGAAATCATCTTATATAGATTATTCTATGTCTGTTATTGTATCCAGAGCTCTTCCCGATGTTAGAGATGGATTAAAACCTGTACATAGAAGAGTTCTTTATGGAATGTATCAGTTAGGAATTCTTTCTAACAGTTCTTATAAAAAATCCGCTCGTATTGTGGGAGAAGTCTTAGGAAAATATCATCCACATGGAGATGTTTCCGTTTATGAGACGATGGTTCGTCTGACTCAAAAATGGACATTACGTTATCCATTAATAGATGGACAGGGTAATTTTGGATCATTAGATGCAGATCCTCCGGCAGCCATGCGTTATACAGAAGTAAAAATGAAAAAAATATCTGAAGAAATGTTGTTGGATATTAAAAAAGAAACTGTGGATATGCAATTAAATTTTGATGATTCTTTGGAAGAACCTACAGTTTTACCTACACGAATTCCAAACCTTTTGATAAATGGATCTTCTGGTATTGCAGTTGGAATGGCTACTAATATCCCTCCTCACAATTTAAAAGAAACTATAAATGCTATTTGCGCTTATATAGAAAATAACGATATATCTATAGAACAGATCATGAAATATATTAAAGCTCCTGATTTTCCTACAGGTGGAATTATTTACGGATATGATGGAGTTAAAAATGCTTTTTTTACCGGAAAAGGACGTATTATTTTACGCGCAAAAGTACATTTCGAAGAAATTCATGGGAGACAATGTATTATTGTAGATGAGATCCCTTATCAAGTCAACAAAGCTGAGATGATCGCTAGAACAGTGGAACTTATGAAAGAGGGTAGAATGGAAGGTATTTATCAAATTCGGGATGAATCAGATAGAAATGGATTACGTATTGTCTACATTTTAAAACAAAATACAAATTCTAATATATTATTGAATAAATTGTTTCAATTAACTTCTTTACAAACTTATTTTAATATAAATAATATAGCTCTCGTTAATGGAAAACCTGTTCAATTAAATATAAAAAGTCTTATTCAACATTTTGTTGATCATAGACATAATGTTATTATTCGCCGTACTAAATACGAGCTCAATAAGTGTAAAAATCGTGTTCATATTTTGTTAGGTTTTTTGAAAATATTAGATGATTTAGATATCATGATTCAATTAATTCAAAACTCTAAAAATCATTATGATGCCTGTGATAGATTGATTCAAAAATTTAAAATATCAAAAAATCAATCTCAATCCATTTTAGAGATGAAATTACAAAGCCTTACATCTTTAGAAATCAATAAACTTAAAAAAGAATATAACGAACTTATTAAAAAAATAGAATTTTTTAAAAATGTTTTGGAAAAGCATTCCACAAGAACTAAAATTATTCAAGAAGAACTTTTAAATATCAAAAAAAAATATCAAGATACACGTCGTACTCAAATTGATTATTCAGGAGATAAGGTGAACATAGAAGACCTAATTGAAAACAAACAGGTCGTTCTTACTATTTCCCATGCCGGTTATATTAAAAGAACATCTTTATCAGAATACAAACGTCAAGGAAGAGGAGGGGTGGGAAACAGAGGGGCTACTGCTAGAGAATCGGACTTTTTCAAACATTTACTTGTAGCAACCAATCATCAATATCTACTTTTTTTTACAGAAAAAGGAAAATGTTTTTGGCTTAGAGTATATGAAATTCCAGAAGGGTCTAAAATTTCTAAAGGGAGAGCGATACAAAATATTATTCATCTTCAACAAGATGATAAAGTTAATGCTTATATCTTAACGGAAGATCTTACTAATAAAAAGTATGTAAAAGATTATTATGTTATGATGATTACGCAAAAAGGTATTATTAAAAAAACATCTTTAGAAAATTATTCTCGTCCTAGAAAAGATGGGATCAATGCGATTGTTATTCGTAAAGGAGATTCTTTGTTGGAAGCGATTTTAACTAAGGGAGACAGCCATGTTTTTATTGCTGTAAAAAGTGGAAGAATTATTCGTTTTTCAGAGAATCAAGTTCGTTCTACTGGAAGAAATTCTTCCGGAGTCATAGGAATTAATACAAATAATCAAGATTTGGTTATTGGAATGATATGTGTAGATGTAGAAGGAAAAGAAAAAGGACATTTATTAGTTGTTTCTGAAAAAGGATTTGGAAAAAGATCCCATATAAAAGATTATCGTATTACCAATCGTAGTGGAAAAGGAATTAAAACAATAAATATAACTCAAAAAACAGGGCGTTTAATTTCCATAAAATATGTCACGGATCAAGATGATTTGATGATTATTAAAAAATCAGGGATTATTATACGTATTCCTGTATCAGATATAAGAGTTATGGGAAGAACAACTCAAGGGGTCAGATTAATCAATTTAAAAGAAAACGATTCCATAGCTGATGTGGCAAAAGTATACAAACCTATTATGGGTTTTCATTAA
- a CDS encoding carboxy terminal-processing peptidase, with protein sequence MNFKIKKLNDIKYIIIGFFIIFSLSFCSPLGEGEQEKYRIVLKTIYKTLYFLHTNPICINNDFSQKVYHKFFEKLDNQKRFFLQKDVEDLSLYKEKIDDFWIHGDPTFFNIIMKRFLLRVKEVESICYKILKTSFDFNQKEMYIFREQNSFYPNNKQEWIEKWRKYLKYLTLLEIITSTNQKMMTSTNQKMMTSTNQKMMTSTNQKMMTSTNQKMMTSTNQKMIWKNAFVNNEKKSRKKVEEYIQDYFRKLKIKKESDWFSIYVNTITSQYDPHTNYFSPKEKEIFDFNVSGQTGGIGIELEEDEKGYPTVVKLIYGGPAWKNKKIEVGDKIIRVAKNINSESKNIVGLLLENSIRLIRGKKGIKVKLTLQKKNGSIEEVILTRDIIEKKEIFAKSVVILDKNKDKYGLIRLPEFYFNPENQNGRNATKDMKEIIQKFKKENIKGILIDIRNNGGGSLDTVIEIASFFLGKVPIVQIGKPNRKKKILKSYKNQILWTGPLVVLVNELSASASEILAAAIADYKRGIIVGSYQTYGKGTVQTVYPLNRFFFYNEKLGALKFTINKFYRVNGDSTQLKGVNSDIVIPSNTESLFLKFIEKNQINPIKWDYTDPIPSLHFYYNNLYLENIKNKSIKRLKKNKNFINIYKKIQSLEKNFSNFNKKQFSLNWEEFFYENLKIKKRNENFKKLKKNLNIYGLQAFPPHYKIFLKEKESEEQKKWEKNLKKDFYIAECINILRDFNENP encoded by the coding sequence GTGAACTTCAAAATAAAAAAACTGAATGATATTAAGTACATAATAATTGGTTTTTTTATCATTTTTTCATTAAGTTTCTGTTCCCCATTAGGAGAAGGAGAACAGGAAAAATACCGTATAGTACTCAAAACAATATATAAAACACTTTACTTTTTACACACAAATCCTATTTGTATAAATAATGATTTTTCACAAAAAGTATATCATAAATTTTTTGAAAAATTAGATAATCAAAAACGTTTTTTTCTACAAAAAGATGTGGAAGATCTTTCTTTATATAAAGAAAAAATAGACGATTTTTGGATTCATGGAGATCCTACTTTTTTTAATATTATCATGAAACGTTTTTTACTAAGAGTAAAAGAAGTGGAATCTATATGTTATAAAATATTAAAAACATCTTTTGATTTCAATCAAAAAGAAATGTACATATTTAGAGAACAAAATTCTTTTTATCCAAATAATAAACAAGAATGGATTGAAAAATGGAGAAAATATTTAAAATATTTAACTTTATTAGAGATCATTACTTCCACAAACCAAAAAATGATGACTTCCACAAACCAAAAAATGATGACTTCCACAAACCAAAAAATGATGACTTCCACAAACCAAAAAATGATGACTTCCACAAACCAAAAAATGATGACTTCCACAAACCAAAAAATGATTTGGAAAAATGCATTCGTTAATAACGAAAAAAAATCAAGAAAAAAAGTAGAAGAATATATTCAAGATTATTTCAGAAAATTAAAAATAAAAAAAGAATCCGATTGGTTTTCTATATATGTTAATACTATTACTTCTCAATATGATCCTCATACAAATTATTTTTCTCCAAAGGAAAAAGAAATTTTCGATTTTAATGTATCTGGACAAACAGGAGGAATTGGTATAGAATTAGAAGAAGATGAAAAAGGATATCCTACCGTTGTTAAACTCATTTATGGTGGCCCTGCATGGAAAAACAAAAAAATAGAAGTAGGAGATAAAATTATACGAGTAGCAAAAAACATAAACTCAGAATCTAAAAATATTGTAGGTCTGTTATTAGAAAATTCGATTCGCTTAATAAGAGGAAAAAAAGGGATCAAAGTGAAACTAACTCTTCAAAAGAAAAATGGATCTATAGAAGAAGTGATTCTTACTAGGGATATAATTGAAAAGAAAGAAATTTTTGCAAAAAGTGTAGTCATATTGGATAAAAATAAAGATAAGTATGGTTTGATCCGACTCCCAGAATTTTATTTTAATCCTGAAAATCAAAATGGGAGAAATGCAACTAAAGATATGAAAGAAATTATTCAAAAATTCAAAAAAGAAAATATAAAAGGAATTTTGATAGATATCAGAAATAACGGAGGAGGATCTTTAGATACTGTAATAGAAATTGCTAGTTTTTTTTTAGGAAAAGTTCCTATCGTACAAATAGGAAAGCCTAACAGAAAAAAAAAGATACTTAAAAGTTATAAAAATCAAATTCTGTGGACAGGACCCCTTGTCGTTCTTGTGAATGAGTTATCTGCTTCTGCTTCCGAAATTCTCGCTGCGGCTATAGCCGATTATAAAAGAGGTATTATTGTTGGAAGTTATCAAACATATGGAAAAGGAACTGTACAAACAGTTTATCCATTAAATCGATTTTTTTTCTATAATGAAAAATTAGGAGCTTTAAAATTTACTATTAATAAATTTTACCGTGTGAATGGAGATTCTACTCAATTAAAAGGAGTAAATTCCGATATAGTCATTCCAAGTAATACGGAAAGTCTATTTTTAAAATTTATAGAAAAAAATCAAATCAATCCTATAAAATGGGATTATACAGATCCTATTCCTTCTCTTCACTTTTATTATAATAATTTATATTTAGAAAATATTAAAAATAAAAGCATAAAACGTTTGAAAAAAAATAAGAATTTTATCAATATTTATAAAAAAATACAATCATTAGAAAAAAATTTTTCTAATTTTAATAAAAAACAATTTTCTTTAAACTGGGAAGAATTTTTTTATGAAAATTTAAAAATAAAAAAAAGAAATGAAAATTTTAAAAAATTAAAAAAAAATTTGAATATATATGGATTACAAGCTTTTCCTCCCCATTACAAAATTTTTTTAAAAGAAAAAGAGTCAGAAGAACAAAAAAAATGGGAAAAAAATCTGAAGAAAGATTTTTATATAGCAGAATGTATCAATATATTACGAGATTTTAATGAAAACCCATAA
- the surE gene encoding 5'/3'-nucleotidase SurE — MIKKPIILVTNDDGIIAPGIRALVHSMNLLGDVYVVAPNKPQSGVGHAITMNTILYCDSVKIDNGNQKEWECSGTPVDCVKLAINDLLPRKPDICVSGINHGSNSSVNIMYSGTVSAVIEASIEGIPSVGFSLLDFDWNADFEPSKKYVSQIVKKILYNPIPEKKITLNVNIPKLKKEEIKGIKICRQAESKWRESFDKRSNPKGRTYYWLVGDFVNLDEKADTDEWALKNGYVSIVPIQFDLTNYTILNLLKDWNFIVLFVFFRIYSLF, encoded by the coding sequence ATGATAAAAAAACCAATTATTTTAGTCACAAATGATGATGGCATTATAGCTCCAGGGATTAGAGCTCTTGTTCATTCTATGAATCTTTTAGGAGATGTGTATGTAGTGGCTCCAAATAAACCTCAGTCTGGAGTAGGACATGCAATAACAATGAATACAATATTATATTGTGATTCGGTAAAGATAGATAATGGAAATCAAAAAGAATGGGAATGTTCTGGAACTCCAGTCGATTGTGTTAAATTAGCAATTAATGACCTTCTTCCAAGGAAACCTGATATTTGTGTATCAGGAATTAATCATGGATCAAACTCTTCTGTAAATATTATGTATTCTGGGACTGTATCTGCTGTGATTGAGGCAAGTATAGAGGGAATTCCATCTGTAGGATTTTCTCTTTTAGATTTTGATTGGAATGCTGATTTTGAACCATCTAAAAAATATGTATCTCAAATTGTAAAAAAAATTCTTTATAATCCTATTCCGGAAAAAAAAATTACTTTGAATGTAAATATTCCTAAATTAAAAAAAGAAGAAATCAAAGGAATTAAAATATGTAGACAAGCAGAGTCTAAATGGAGAGAAAGTTTTGATAAACGTTCCAATCCTAAAGGAAGAACTTATTATTGGTTAGTAGGAGATTTTGTTAATTTGGATGAAAAGGCAGATACAGATGAATGGGCATTAAAGAATGGATATGTATCTATTGTTCCTATTCAATTTGATTTAACAAATTATACTATATTAAATCTTTTAAAAGATTGGAATTTTATTGTATTATTTGTTTTTTTCCGGATATATAGTTTGTTCTGA